Proteins encoded by one window of Candidatus Eisenbacteria bacterium:
- a CDS encoding sialidase family protein: protein MAHIPLVCPSAFNVAVAGLALIAGAADAHGTDAFRRARYVQQISADPFAGAGGSQADTQLQPSVAVDPADPSVVVAVFAQGHFNTGGHVDPGFATSHDGGRTWATGNLPDLTVAVGGSFELAADPEVTFGPDGSVYALTTGVDRAPGCRSAVTVQRSDDHGQTFGTPTLIQDDTGCSLFLGFALSDKGRITSDISSVSPRRGRLYGTWTHEDRATFSTPVVLRFSDDRGATWSDLVIVSSTSPLAGGFGATPLVQPNGDLTIVYDDFPLGGASRFVAQTSRSGGLDFEAPVLIADDQSREVPGLSTKGGGVTFVGAAVDPVRGALFVVWQDGRLRTDGRNDIVLSRSTDGGARWDPPALVNADPGRVRNHFTPGVAAYDGMVVVTYTTRDGDAPWVQTRASVSADGGTTFGRPHRLGPRGDLRFASTSGDRAILGDTMEVTLHGDTAHAVWARPAAATRNSSVPYHQRTWAAAISLRSTLGSAGNK from the coding sequence ATGGCTCACATCCCGCTCGTGTGCCCGTCTGCATTCAACGTCGCCGTGGCCGGCCTCGCATTGATCGCCGGCGCGGCCGATGCCCACGGAACGGATGCATTCAGGAGGGCACGCTACGTTCAGCAGATCAGCGCCGATCCGTTCGCAGGGGCAGGCGGCTCGCAGGCCGACACGCAGCTTCAGCCGTCCGTGGCGGTCGATCCCGCCGATCCGTCGGTGGTCGTGGCGGTGTTCGCACAGGGGCACTTCAACACAGGTGGGCACGTCGATCCCGGCTTCGCGACCTCGCACGACGGCGGACGGACCTGGGCCACAGGCAACCTGCCCGACCTCACGGTGGCCGTCGGGGGCTCGTTCGAGCTGGCGGCGGATCCCGAGGTGACGTTCGGCCCGGACGGGAGCGTGTACGCGCTGACAACTGGAGTCGACCGCGCGCCCGGCTGCAGGAGCGCCGTCACCGTCCAGCGCTCCGACGACCACGGCCAGACCTTCGGCACGCCGACCTTGATTCAGGACGATACCGGCTGCTCCCTTTTCCTTGGGTTTGCCCTGAGCGACAAGGGCCGGATCACCTCCGACATCTCCTCGGTGAGCCCACGCCGTGGGCGACTCTACGGCACGTGGACCCACGAGGATCGGGCTACCTTCAGCACGCCGGTCGTCCTGCGCTTCTCCGACGACCGGGGCGCCACGTGGAGCGACCTCGTCATCGTGTCGAGTACGAGCCCGCTGGCGGGCGGCTTCGGCGCGACTCCTCTCGTTCAGCCGAACGGCGATCTGACGATCGTCTACGACGACTTCCCCCTGGGCGGGGCGTCGCGCTTCGTGGCACAGACGTCGCGCAGCGGGGGCCTCGATTTCGAGGCGCCTGTCCTGATCGCGGACGACCAGAGCCGCGAGGTGCCCGGGCTCAGCACCAAGGGCGGCGGCGTCACCTTCGTGGGCGCCGCCGTCGACCCCGTGCGCGGCGCCCTGTTCGTCGTCTGGCAGGACGGACGGCTGCGCACCGACGGTCGGAACGACATCGTGCTCAGCCGGTCGACCGACGGTGGTGCGCGTTGGGACCCACCGGCTCTCGTGAACGCCGATCCGGGAAGGGTCCGCAATCACTTCACGCCCGGTGTTGCCGCCTACGACGGAATGGTGGTCGTCACGTATACGACGCGCGACGGCGACGCGCCGTGGGTGCAGACACGCGCCAGCGTCTCCGCCGACGGTGGTACGACGTTCGGCAGGCCACATCGGCTCGGCCCGCGCGGTGACCTGCGGTTCGCCTCGACCTCGGGCGACCGTGCGATCCTCGGGGACACCATGGAGGTCACGTTGCACGGTGACACCGCGCATGCGGTCTGGGCGCGACCGGCGGCGGCGACCCGCAACAGCTCGGTCCCGTATCACCAGAGAACGTGGGCCGCGGCCATCAGCCTGCGCTCGACGTTGGGGTCCGCGGGCAACAAGTAG
- a CDS encoding ATP-binding cassette domain-containing protein: MADALITVAGVSHAFGSGTLRKQILFDVSAQITAGEIVILTGPSGSGKTTLLTLMGALRATQKGSLKVLGHELCGAPEAALVAVRRQIGFIFQLHNLVDALTVTENVTVGMPRDAGLTPRGVRDRAVEVLASVGLEAQVRHYPDQLSGGQKQRVAIARALIARPRIILADEPTASLDKKSGRDVVDRLHALAKKEGTAVVLVTHDNRILDVADRIIHLEEGRLSSFSEAVRASTQRLLSTLAKSGRDVEITQQVDDMPQAQFTRFLEDLTSEASQLLEVMTLGADEAFERMLAQMLEVLTRKVGKLIAADRVSLLLGDDVRSELYSLVAQPEGGKPIEIRIPTSTGIAGHVYRSGEPLNVPDAYASPLFNPEVDQRTGYRTRNILGVPIGDRTGRPFAVMSLLNKQGAAAFDERDERAVRELASSIGVVLQTWHQAHRTRHGARV; the protein is encoded by the coding sequence GTCCGGCACGCTCCGCAAGCAGATCCTCTTCGACGTCTCCGCGCAGATCACGGCGGGCGAGATCGTGATCCTCACCGGCCCCTCCGGCTCGGGGAAGACGACGCTGCTGACGCTCATGGGGGCGCTCCGTGCGACGCAGAAGGGAAGTCTCAAGGTGCTCGGGCACGAGCTCTGCGGCGCGCCCGAGGCCGCGCTCGTCGCGGTCCGCCGGCAGATCGGCTTCATCTTCCAGCTCCACAATCTCGTCGATGCGCTCACGGTCACGGAGAACGTGACCGTGGGGATGCCGAGGGACGCCGGGCTCACGCCGCGCGGCGTCCGCGATCGCGCCGTCGAGGTGCTGGCGTCGGTCGGGCTCGAGGCGCAGGTACGGCACTACCCGGACCAGCTCTCCGGTGGGCAGAAGCAGCGCGTCGCCATCGCACGCGCGCTCATCGCGCGCCCCCGCATCATCCTCGCCGACGAGCCGACGGCGTCGCTCGACAAGAAGTCGGGTCGCGACGTCGTCGACCGCCTGCACGCGCTCGCCAAGAAGGAGGGCACGGCGGTCGTGCTGGTGACGCACGACAACCGCATCCTCGACGTGGCCGACAGGATCATCCACCTCGAGGAAGGTCGCCTGTCGAGCTTCTCGGAGGCCGTGCGAGCGAGCACGCAGCGCCTGCTGTCGACGCTCGCGAAGTCGGGACGTGACGTCGAGATCACCCAGCAGGTGGACGACATGCCGCAGGCGCAGTTCACGAGATTCCTCGAGGACCTGACCAGCGAGGCGAGCCAGCTCCTCGAGGTGATGACGCTCGGCGCCGACGAGGCGTTCGAGAGGATGCTCGCCCAGATGCTCGAGGTCTTGACGCGCAAGGTGGGGAAGCTGATCGCCGCCGATCGCGTGTCACTGCTGCTGGGCGACGACGTGCGAAGCGAGCTCTACTCGCTCGTGGCGCAACCCGAGGGCGGAAAGCCGATCGAGATCCGCATCCCCACCTCGACGGGCATCGCGGGGCACGTCTACCGCTCGGGCGAGCCGCTGAACGTCCCCGACGCCTATGCGAGCCCGCTCTTCAACCCCGAGGTCGATCAGCGCACCGGCTACCGGACACGGAACATCCTCGGCGTCCCGATCGGCGATCGTACCGGGCGTCCGTTCGCAGTGATGAGTCTCCTCAACAAGCAGGGCGCGGCCGCCTTCGACGAGCGCGACGAGCGCGCGGTGCGGGAGCTCGCGAGCTCGATCGGCGTGGTGCTGCAGACCTGGCACCAGGCGCACCGGACGCGGCACGGCGCGCGGGTGTAG